The Punica granatum isolate Tunisia-2019 chromosome 4, ASM765513v2, whole genome shotgun sequence genome has a window encoding:
- the LOC116203643 gene encoding uncharacterized protein LOC116203643 isoform X1 has product MTVDPSGPEEITPEASVDMAMEHQTGTSMSATPKASVNTAMEHQTGTSSSDKNASGYSTPSPREWALPAQQGLSYPADTVTDSTETRVFNDPQSHQMYMVGQSPYFNNASFDIDAQLPGCSQCPLDITAQLHNNGSLNPLSPPQRQYSQHEFAQSFNYGPPNFPSLPQYHPLNEFPQLGNDGLSDLPSLDFQYFEDAFAQSYYESSNLLYSLLHPLIIKILMDVLTCLLNRTQPNIPSPPQDQTMIPTEEIFVGSGNGFSNSSGSTSEMGYHGQASADMRSLSNDHGAQEIDFREYQQSYVDSQTPILLQNCDPCSYEQDQSNLQSIGFERISSPNALSVAPNCDSQQTKRKVTQDSITEIPELPEADIQCSGLNPFDFLVSSPSNLLRECTSSESGAIIGGYSAKAVPYPPEGTSCVTGNPNMFSRNGEQRHALATIQEVSRGKCHNPGLTRSMKPPPLKSKTTGTCLFSQRSNSR; this is encoded by the exons ATGACTGTAGACCCAAGCGGACCTGAAGAAATAACCCCAGAG GCATCTGTGGATATGGCTATGGAGCATCAAACTGGGACTTCCATGTCTGCAACCCCAAAG GCATCTGTGAATACAGCTATGGAGCATCAAACCGGGACTTCCTCGTCAGATAAAAATGCATCAGGGTATAGCACACCTTCTCCTCGGGAGTGGGCATTACCCGCTCAACAGGGATTGTCGTATCCTGCAGATACAGTAACTGATTCTACGGAGACACGGGTCTTCAATGATCCTCAATCCCATCAAATGTACATGGTGGGGCAATCACCTTACTTTAACAATGCATCCTTTGATATTGATGCCCAGCTGCCTGGTTGTTCGCAATGCCCTCTGGATATAACTGCTCAATTGCACAATAATGGATCCCTCAATCCTTTATCTCCTCCTCAGCGTCAATATTCTCAGCATGAATTCGCTCAATCTTTCAATTATGGACCCCCCAATTTCCCATCTCTTCCTCAGTATCATCCTCTGAATGAGTTTCCTCAATTGGGAAATGATGGCCTGTCTGATCTCCCGTCTCTTGATTTCCAATATTTTGAAGATGCCTTTGCTCAGTCGTATTATGAATCATCGAATCTCCTATATTCTCTTCTGCATCCCCTCATTATCAAAATCCTTATGGATGTATTAACTTGCTTGCTGAATCGCACACAACCAAATATACCATCTCCTCCTCAGGATCAAACGATGATTCCTACGGAGGAGATATTCGTTGGCAGTGGTAATGGATTTTCTAATAGCAGTGGTAGCACTTCTGAAATGGGTTATCATGGACAAGCTAGTGCTGATATGCGCTCTCTTTCCAATGATCATGGAGCTCAAGAAATAGATTTTCGG GAATACCAGCAATCCTATGTGGATTCACAAACTCCTATCCTACTACAAAATTGCGATCCATGTTCTTATGAGCAGGATCAGTCAAATCTCCAATCAATTGGTTTTGAAAGAATAAGCAGCCCGAATGCACTTTCTGTAGCTCCAAATTGCGATTCTCAACAAACAAAACGAAAG GTTACGCAAGATTCTATTACGGAAATACCAGAATTACCAGAAGCCGACATTCAATGTTCGGGTCTCAACCCCTTCGATTTCTTAGTTTCTTCTCCATCAAATTTACTGCGAGAATGCACTTCTTCTGAAAGTGGTGCAATTATCGGAGGATATAGCGCAAAAGCAGTGCCATACCCTCCGGAAGGTACTTCTTGTGTTACAGGCAATCCTAACATGTTTTCCAGGAATGGAGAGCAAAGACACGCCCTCGCAACAATTCAAGAGGTGAGTAGAG
- the LOC116203643 gene encoding uncharacterized protein LOC116203643 isoform X2, with the protein MTVDPSGPEEITPEASVDMAMEHQTGTSMSATPKASVNTAMEHQTGTSSSDKNASGYSTPSPREWALPAQQGLSYPADTVTDSTETRVFNDPQSHQMYMVGQSPYFNNASFDIDAQLPGCSQCPLDITAQLHNNGSLNPLSPPQRQYSQHEFAQSFNYGPPNFPSLPQYHPLNEFPQLGNDGLSDLPSLDFQYFEDAFAQSYYESSNLLYSLLHPLIIKILMDVLTCLLNRTQPNIPSPPQDQTMIPTEEIFVGSGNGFSNSSGSTSEMGYHGQASADMRSLSNDHGAQEIDFREYQQSYVDSQTPILLQNCDPCSYEQDQSNLQSIGFERISSPNALSVAPNCDSQQTKRKVTQDSITEIPELPEADIQCSGLNPFDFLVSSPSNLLRECTSSESGAIIGGYSAKAVPYPPEGTSCVTGNPNMFSRNGEQRHALATIQEENVTILG; encoded by the exons ATGACTGTAGACCCAAGCGGACCTGAAGAAATAACCCCAGAG GCATCTGTGGATATGGCTATGGAGCATCAAACTGGGACTTCCATGTCTGCAACCCCAAAG GCATCTGTGAATACAGCTATGGAGCATCAAACCGGGACTTCCTCGTCAGATAAAAATGCATCAGGGTATAGCACACCTTCTCCTCGGGAGTGGGCATTACCCGCTCAACAGGGATTGTCGTATCCTGCAGATACAGTAACTGATTCTACGGAGACACGGGTCTTCAATGATCCTCAATCCCATCAAATGTACATGGTGGGGCAATCACCTTACTTTAACAATGCATCCTTTGATATTGATGCCCAGCTGCCTGGTTGTTCGCAATGCCCTCTGGATATAACTGCTCAATTGCACAATAATGGATCCCTCAATCCTTTATCTCCTCCTCAGCGTCAATATTCTCAGCATGAATTCGCTCAATCTTTCAATTATGGACCCCCCAATTTCCCATCTCTTCCTCAGTATCATCCTCTGAATGAGTTTCCTCAATTGGGAAATGATGGCCTGTCTGATCTCCCGTCTCTTGATTTCCAATATTTTGAAGATGCCTTTGCTCAGTCGTATTATGAATCATCGAATCTCCTATATTCTCTTCTGCATCCCCTCATTATCAAAATCCTTATGGATGTATTAACTTGCTTGCTGAATCGCACACAACCAAATATACCATCTCCTCCTCAGGATCAAACGATGATTCCTACGGAGGAGATATTCGTTGGCAGTGGTAATGGATTTTCTAATAGCAGTGGTAGCACTTCTGAAATGGGTTATCATGGACAAGCTAGTGCTGATATGCGCTCTCTTTCCAATGATCATGGAGCTCAAGAAATAGATTTTCGG GAATACCAGCAATCCTATGTGGATTCACAAACTCCTATCCTACTACAAAATTGCGATCCATGTTCTTATGAGCAGGATCAGTCAAATCTCCAATCAATTGGTTTTGAAAGAATAAGCAGCCCGAATGCACTTTCTGTAGCTCCAAATTGCGATTCTCAACAAACAAAACGAAAG GTTACGCAAGATTCTATTACGGAAATACCAGAATTACCAGAAGCCGACATTCAATGTTCGGGTCTCAACCCCTTCGATTTCTTAGTTTCTTCTCCATCAAATTTACTGCGAGAATGCACTTCTTCTGAAAGTGGTGCAATTATCGGAGGATATAGCGCAAAAGCAGTGCCATACCCTCCGGAAGGTACTTCTTGTGTTACAGGCAATCCTAACATGTTTTCCAGGAATGGAGAGCAAAGACACGCCCTCGCAACAATTCAAGAG